Proteins encoded together in one Miscanthus floridulus cultivar M001 chromosome 16, ASM1932011v1, whole genome shotgun sequence window:
- the LOC136513087 gene encoding protein IQ-domain 26-like: MGRAMRWLKKVLTGSKKEADKDRKAHNAAVCAGGGLGLGLPPPAEKRRWSFAKPRNSVADAGRRPSSVTAVAAGELLSQVRPCNCGQEREVAAAVVIQKAFRGYLARKALRALRSLVKLQALVRGYLVRKQTAMTLRRLQALMRLQAKTASSRKSVEQERIVARVKPLAVPAVHRRRLSDGGDTGLDRSPRIVEMDTCQLRCRSSRITSRYAGDQHPGASPLLHFHKPAWRRLQERELEPPHPKTTHNTPRLGAFPGYLGSPAKPGRNRDAGSSPRYMADTASSVARTRCQSAPRQRQQQGEHAGQQQEPAAEVRPSVGRSGSRKQVQALDSFSFKSSEASRVEGSELSDEVTREYYLDWLW, from the exons ATGGGCCGCGCGATGAGATGGCTCAAGAAGGTGCTCACCGGCAGCAAGAAGGAAGCGGACAAGGATCGCAAGGCACACAATGCCGCCGTGTGCGCCGGCGGTGGTCTCGGGCTGGGCCTGCCGCCGCCGGCGGAGAAGAGGCGGTGGAGCTTCGCGAAGCCGAGGAACAGCGTGGCTGACGCCGGCCGGAGGCCCTCCTCCGtgaccgccgtcgccgccggggAGCTGCTGTCGCAGGTGCGGCCGTGCAACTGCGGCCAGGAGCGCGAGGTGGCGGCCGCCGTCGTCATCCAGAAGGCCTTCAGAGGCTACTTG GCTCGGAAGGCGCTCCGTGCTCTCAGGTCGCTCGTGAAGCTGCAAGCTCTGGTGCGTGGCTACCTCGTGAGGAAGCAGACCGCCATGACGCTGCGCAGGCTGCAGGCGCTCATGAGGCTCCAGGCCAAGACGGCGTCGTCTCGGAAATCCGTTGAACAA GAGCGGATCGTTGCGCGCGTGAAGCCACTGGCCGTGCCCGCGGTGCACCGCCGGCGGCTGTCCGACGGCGGGGACACCGGCTTGGATCGCAGCCCGAGGATCGTGGAGATGGACACGTGCCAGCTGCGGTGCCGGTCGTCCCGGATCACGAGCCGGTACGCCGGCGACCAGCATCCAGGCGCTTCGCCGCTCCTCCACTTCCACAAGCCGGCGTGGCGCCGCCTCCAGGAGCGAGAGCTGGAGCCTCCGCACCCCAAGACAACGCACAACACGCCCCGCCTCGGCGCGTTCCCGGGGTACCTCGGTTCTCCGGCGAAACCGGGGCGAAACCGGGACGCCGGGAGCAGCCCGCGGTACATGGCGGACACGGCCTCGTCCGTGGCGCGCACCCGGTGCCAGAGCGCGCCcaggcagcggcagcagcagggcGAGCACGCGGGGCAACAACAAGAGCCGGCGGCCGAGGTAAGGCCCAGCGTAGGCCGCAGTGGGTCGAGGAAGCAGGTGCAGGCGCTGGACAGCTTCAGCTTCAAGAGCTCGGAGGCCAGCCGCGTGGAGGGCTCGGAGCTGAGCGACGAGGTCACCAGAGAATACTACCTGGACTGGCTCTGGTGA